One Ranitomeya variabilis isolate aRanVar5 chromosome 4, aRanVar5.hap1, whole genome shotgun sequence genomic window, atttagatggaaaccccaaagtaagtgctcagcgtagagcgccggataaatgtgatcccaaacatcatGTAAAATGTTCTAAACAAAATCttaaaatcaatccacaaaaaattcAAGTCCTCTCTCAGGTGTGTCACCTGTCAGTGGAAATATATGGGGCTCCACATTACTGGGTAGCACAAAGGAGGGTTTCCATTTATGATCTTTTATATTATATCCATGAGATGGGTAGTCCTTGTATGATCACAGGGGTCTACCCCGCTCATTAGGATGGGGGTTGGATTTCCTCCTTACTCCTGTTCTAGTCACTCCTTAGGGCCCAAATCCGTCTGACATTTATCACCTGTTCTACGAATGGCTAATAAATGCCCATTGCTGGGAACCTGTGTGAAGAATTGTTTGGCGTCATTAATGAATGTTCTTTCTTATAAAGGATTTGCCAAAAAGCGTGCAGTATGTGAAACTCCACACCGTAGGACTTAAAATCCCAGATGACGCCACCATCCACCAGTTCAAGAGGGTCGTATGGAAATTTTTGGCCGCTAATTCCGATAATGGTAAGAATTGTATGGCTGCAAAGTTTCCTTGTTTATTGTCATCTCCTTTTCAGAACAATTGTTCTGTAGCTGCTCTGTACTGAGATGTCAGGAAATATTATAAAGTGTAGTTACCACTTCTCCAGAAGCAAGTAAAGAAATGaagatgtttttgtttgttttttgtcttaCTAGATAAACTCATCGGTGTTCACTGTACAACTGGAATCAACAGGACCGGATATCTTATATGCAGGTAAGGTACATGCCCTGCTCTCAGCACATGTCTGGAGCTTTCTGTTTTAAGAGTTGTCCACTTTCAGAAACGTTTTTTCTATAAGCTCAATTAGTGGTAAAAATAAAACTGGGCCTAATTCCCCTCCCCAGGTCCCGTGTCGAGTCTCCGCCGCTGCTCCcagtgacatcagcactgcagacaacaGACACATTGGAAGCAGCAGCGGAGACTTGGTGCTGGACCTGGGAAGGGGACGTAAACCAGTTTTGTTTTTACTACAAATTTTACAAGAAGAACTCGTCTGAAAGGGGACAGCCCCTTTGAAGGTGAATTTGCCCTGTATGACTTGCCAATGATAAATGACCCTCAGTTAGCAGTCATTTATTAGCCTGGTCGAGCGCAGTTTGAGCACAGAAAGGTCGTGAATGTAATCATTTTGTATGCATAGAATgtcattgttctctgcagcaccTGTCTAGAATAATGATTCTGATTCAAGCCAATAAATAATTTCACCCGACGAACGAGCGTGTTGCTTGCTGATTGTCAGCCTGATTACACGGATGATTATCAGGAATCAAGGGCTCCTAGGAACGCTCGTTCCCTATAATCGGCCAGTGTAGAGTCACACTTACCCTATCTCATGCACTCTTTTTGCAACTAGGTACCTGATTGATGTTGATGAATGGGTGCCACTGACTGCGCTATCTGGTGAGTCTACAGATATATCCGTATAGGTTTATGTATTTACTTAGAAACCCCAAGAAAATAACTTACTTGTTCCACAATTCTTCTAAAGCATTTGGTCAGGCTCGAGGCCACCCAATCGAAGGAACAGTCTACATTGAGGACATTGTGAAAGGACCTCCTCGAAGGTATGGAACCACTGATTGGGGCTATGCTCTGACGTGGTGCATTTTCCTAATTGTTACAATTGGGCTGAAGATAAAATCACAGGATCTGTTGCTGCCATTTATATAAAAGCTGCAGGATTTTTGATGTGAGATGTGGAAAGTATTCATATGTcagaaaggcaaaaaaaacattttagggGGTCCGTACTTCGCATATCTGGCAGTGGGAGCTGAAGTAAACCTGCAAAACAGACTTGTGTGGAGGACTAATGTAGAATTAACAAGGTGTTAATAGGATGTGTCATGGCAGATGTCAGTTTAGTCTCTGTTCACATCTGCACCATTTTCAAACACTTGATCAGTCATATCGGAGGAGCTGGTAGCCCTCCATCACGTGACGGGAAGAAACTACAAATCTCGGGGAGCCCATACCTGTTAGATAAAATTCTATTCAAGTGCTTGATTTGGACCATGAAGTCTGATCATCGACTGGTTAGGCAAAACAATAGTTCTTTGTCTTACAAAACATCCATTGGGCTCGTTGGATTTTTTTTCTGACCTATAAGAGCTGGTTGCAACATGCGCCCCAAAAAATCCAATATTGGCTGATGGgtcaagagtagtgatgagcgaaggtgccaagataaggtgttatctgagcatgctcgggtgctaaccgagtgatttcggcatgctcgaaaaatatgttcgggtCCCCGCGGCTACATGTCTCGCGGCTATTCGACAGTGTATGGGCGCTATTATTGTGCCACATGACAACTGGTCATATTGAGGAATTGTAGCAGCTTTGACATCAACAATATATTAGTAGGTGTTACTACTCCTTGTAAGAAAATCTGTGTTGAAATCTGCCCACTTCACCGCCCCTTTAAAGATTATTTCATATTTAACTTTAGCATTTGCTTTGCAGGATTTTACAGCTTTTTGAGTGTTTgggttttttatgtttattttgtgttttgttttttttatagtaaTATTGGCATAGATTTGCCTCCTGCCATTGACGAACCAAGAGAAATGGATAATGACAGTGACGATATGCACAGGTAAGTGTTTGTGCTGTAAAGGCGCGGTATTGGTAACTAGTAGCAGTAGTTTCTACTACAATGACCCAGAGGAACTTTTTTGCCATACAGTGTCCTACATTTAATATGGAATCAAGTAACCAATTAGAAGGATTTTTGATACCTGTATGAATTGTGTGAACTGAGGCCTGAAACCAGGAACCACTCATTAGATTTCTATGCAATGGTGAAAATTTTCCCAGACAAGGGTGGATAATGAACGTGTGTTTTTTCTTTGCAGTTTTTGTTACCACTAAAAAAAAGAGTATATTTGGATGTTATTTTTGTAGTTTGTATAGTCTGATCATGACTTTAAAGTTAAATGCTTCCCTTTAATTATGGAGTAAAAAAAGCATATATAGTACATAAATGCTCGTATTGAAAACATGACCCAAAACCTGTCAAATGACTTTGTGTCTCACAGTAAATATAGtataataatttttttgtggagAGTACATTTCCTTTTGTAGGTGTACACACTGGAATACCTTAGTATCTAAGAATTGattttaaaaaataaagtaaaattcaGTATTTTGTTTGCACATAAATTTGTCATTTTAGCTAACTAAGGTGTACACATGTCCTTCAGGTTATGTTCCTACTTTGggtaaatgcaattttttttttcccgttttgtttaatggtaatctgtcagcaggtttttgctgtgtcgAGAGTCTGATTCTAGCAATGCGTCACTTAGTGGGCTGCtaactgcagttttgataaaatccctgttttctcgggAGTTGTAGCAGTGCTGTGAACACTGAGCTGTGTATACTGAGCTGTGTATAGCTCCGCCCCTCATTGGCTCTTCCCTGTgagcaagctgccaatcaatgtTGTGGGCGGAGTTattcagattagctggactgcatgGCACGTGAccgctagtcctgcagtgataatctcctgctggtaaaacactgattgtattgaaactacagcaagctacACATTCCTGaagtcaggctctctgcccctacatcatgctactatCAGATTAAatgtcaaaaacctgctgacagatttcctttaacagttcaagcaaagtggatgggatgtgATTTCATGATAACTCCTGCCCACTGTGTTTTTCGGTGCCCTTTTTTTTATGTAGGCTTCCTGCTTCAAgtgtgcaccaaaaatgcagcaaaaaaacaatAATGAGAGCAGGTTGCTAGGGCGTAATTTGTTGCGGACACCTGctgaaaaaaaatgcagcttttttGCACTTAGGAACATGGCCTTAGATATGTCAGGAGAATGCGGCTTCTGCTGACAGCTTAACTCTCCTGACTCCGCCATGCTTATCGGGCTCAGCCATACGTGTATGTGTTTTCAATGGAGAGCAAGGAGAAAACCAAAGGCTTTAGCTCATCAGCTGGTTAATGACAGCGATTACTCACAAATCCATGATAGACAcactctcctgagctcagcccttttATTTGAATGGGTATGGTAGAATTCCCCTAGGGCCGGTTTCACAAGTCCAACATTCCCTGTCCCAAGGCTGGACTGTGATGTCCTGACCAGCAGCAGGTCTCCTGACCCCGACAGCCTCATATATGCCTGTGAAGGTGTTgatttcaggtcaggagacccttgTCTGGTCTGAACTTGGACTGAGAATGTTGGACATGTGATAAATGCTTTACTTTGAGGGATCTTCATTACATGGTATGTCCAGGTCATAGATGCATTTGCCACTAAAAGCGCCAATTTTCTTTTTTAACTCCGTCTTTGGATTAATGAGACGTACGCTTATAGATATGTTTTAATGTTACCCGTCTTGCAGGGATCGACGATCACAACAATATTCCATGAGATCGCTACTTGAGCTTATTCCCAGAAATGAATATGCAGATTTTGATGCCAGAGATCCAAGGCCATTACCACTTATGAGAGCTAGGTCAGACGAATATCAGGATGACAGCAGACACTTATTCAACCCAAGACCTGAATTTATGAACAGAAGGCCACCATTTGGCGACATGGATGACGATATTGATCTTCGCATGCCATCGGAACGTCGAGGTATTCCGCCCGGTATGGCAGAACTTCTGAAGGCCCCTGAAAGGCTTCGAAGACCAGCTGATTTTAATCCAGATGGCAGATTTCAGTCCGGACCAGAAAACAGACGAGACTTGTATGGATCCGAACCAAGGCCTCTTATGGATCTTCGAGACGGGCCACATGGGATACAACACGAACAGGGCGGGTATAATGAAAGAATGAGAGTCCGGCCGGGCCCAGGGCAAGGCTTTGATGAATATGACGCTCCTCCTTCCAATCGTGTGCCGCCATTTCCACCGGGAAGAATGAACATTGCTGAATATGATGTCCAAGAGGCAGCACGTCGGGGGCGTTCATTAATCAACGAATTAGATTATCTAGACAGATTGCGTCGCCAGGAATTTCCAAGCGAGGAAAATGAAAATGACGGGTTTGACCCAAGAGATCATGAAATGATGAGCGGCGGTCCTTATAATGAGAGGATGCAACCACAAAATGTAAGGACACAAGAAGGTCCTATGAATGATAGAATGAATGCCAGGAGTGCACAGCTTCACAATGAGTCGCTGAATGAACCAAGACCCTTAATGGATAGATGGGACGTGGAAGACCCTGTACCTGAAAGAATTCACCCAAGAAATCCAAGGTTTATCGAGGGTCCTGTAAACGAAAGATTTCCCCAAAGAGAAGCCCAAGGTTTTAGAAATCCTGCAGATCAGAGGATGCACCTACAGGATGGAAGGTTAATGAATGGACCGATGACTGAAAGGATGCAGTCCAGAGATGCACAGTTCATGGAAGGCCCAATGAATAATAGGATGTATTCCGGGGATCCACGACAAACTGAGGCTTCGGGAAATAATCCGACCCAGACGAGAGTTACAAGACTTATGGACATTCCTATGAATCAAAGGTTGAACCCTAGGGATGGACAGGCTATGGAAAATTCTATGAATAACAGAATACCACCAAGACCATTGACTAGAGGAATGGGTACAATAATGACCCCAAGAGATTCAAGACCCATGGAGGGACCCCTGACTACAAGAATGCATCCAAGGACTGACCGAGCAATAATGGAGGGGACCATGAATAATCAAATGTATTCAAGAGAAGCAAATGAACGTATGCCCCTAAGAGACACCCGACCTATGGAGGGGCCCATGAATGAGCGAATGTACCAGCGGGATGCACCCACCATGATGCAGCGTCCCATGAATGAACAGATGCACCCACAAAATACTCACACTGTGGAGCGCCCTATGACTGAGAGCATGTATCCACAGAATGAAGAATACCCAATAAACAAGCAAAGAGGCTTAATGAATGTCACAAGGTAAACGGCATTAATCATTATACATTTCAGCTCCTCTTACTTTGCAATGTTTTCCTTTCGTGAAATGCATGTGTCGTGTGCATCCCCCGATGTATATGTATAATGGAAATCTGTGGTATCCATCACATAGCAGTGCACTTTAGGAGAACGAATATTGCACAGGATCCATCCCCCTACACACACGGATGGCGGTTTCTCTCATTTGTACTTCTCAGAATCTATTTACATACAGAAATATTGGTGAAGCCATTTGTAGAGATCCCATATGCATATCAGGCAGGAAGAGCACTGTGGGTGTGTAGATGCACTAGGAAGAAGCTAAGTGCACTGACACACCCTCAGTGCACTTCCatcctgatttgcatatggctACTATACATAGACATAGCACATTTTCACATATGGAAGTAGTGGTGACATGCTCCTTTTAAAAGACTGCCTTTGCCcagatcccttttttttttttttttttaactagtatGTGTCtagacatgggtgcaggtttaccgaTCTGGTGATGGGTCGCCCCCTTCGTTGCTCTATACGAGACCTGTGCTTACTGCTGCTCAGACCCATTTAGAGGACACTATGTATAAACCATGAAGGGGAGGGAGAATCTACTGGAATCAACTGGTCCGGGCAGGATCCCAGAGTTGAACCATTGTCAATTTAATATTGATGGTCTATCTTAAATGGCCAAAAAACATTAAATAAATCAACAGCTGAACATAAGAATCTTTGGAATATGTATTAAATAtatcttctttctccacttatgtccACTTCAACTTCCCCCTCCACCCCTTGAATGCATTGTCCACTCTGAAAAACTGTCGGGTTACCACTGCTATCATACTCTGGGGAGGAGAAGTCTGGAGCAGTCAGCACAGTGCAGCATCAGGCAACTGTTATACATCCTTactgtgctggattcacagccacacatcTCAGTACTGGTGTATAACGTCCTCCATGAGCTGCAGCTTCTGGACATGTGCTACAAAGAGAAAGGAGAGCagaaatccctcatgtctgtgtgtgctgtgcatcGGGGACATCATAGCAGGTAGTTTGCACCCACTAGATCAGAGAGGACTGGGAAATAGAAATAGAGCCTGCAGAGGGACACAAGGTGAAGATGCAGAATATacgtcatataatggccagaaatagtgttactcatatatatatatatatatatatatatatatatatatatatatatatatatatatatatatatatatatatacacacacacgacgGGTACACTAAAAGGCTAGACTATCCGTTTCAAAATACTAGAAAAACTCTCAAAAAGAATCCACCTGAATGTACATCTGATGACCATGGATCCCCTAATTGTCCACTGTCTCCAGGGAAAGCTTTGGATGACCAAAGTAGTATTACAGGCGATCGTGTGAAGTCTGCCGGGGTGGGAGCTGCTCATTTTATGGCTCTGTTGTGGCTAATGGTGGAGCTGCCCCTCTGCGATACCTGTATGACGTTATGACTGTATGATGAATAAATacgcttttttaatattttttttacctccCAAGACCCTTTGAAGGAAGAAAGATGAATCCATCTGAAGATGTATTCAGAGCAACTAACAGATTCGCTCCATATCCTGCCCTGATGAAACTAGGACAACCTACAGGACCGCCGAGACTTGACAACAGAGACCCCCATGAGATGTTGCCTCCATCCCAGGATCCCAAACCTTTCCCACGAAGAAGCCGATTTAACTAGAATCTTGTTTTTTAATTTTGGGAGTTGGTAGTTGTAAAGATTTCTTGTACTTCTATTTGTAAAATGTTCTAATGTCATAGACCTAGTAGTAAATATGATCCTCTTTAGTTTTCTTaccaatttttcttttatttttgtttgtttgttcttttttaaTATTCCGATACCAGGTATTCTTATATTATAACTAAAGAATTTTCGGCTGATTTTCACTCGCTGTAAAAATCTGCTAAGATGCTACAATTATAAAATCATTTTATTGTCAGTTACCCAATACTCCAATGTGGCCCCACGATGCCTCTGATCTGCAACCAACATACAAAAGACACATTTTGTTTGTTACTTTTGTACTTTGGTGTGTTAAGGGCATCACAGTACTAGTTAATAGTTTACCAGTAGTTTGGTGCCATCCGAACCCTCCGTATTATTGTATCATATGCTCGCTAGGACTTTTTGCTTCAGATCAGATTGCAGCCGTATTCCAGAATTTGCTAATTCGATGCATTTTTTGCTGTAATatgttatcagatattaaactgtgtgCCGGTGTTGTGTTTACTATgtctttttagtgtgttttttgtgtgtgATTCAAGTATTGGCATCAAATCTATAGGTACTGACTGCGGTGATCCTGCCAATATTGTTTTTGAGGGAGGAGTTTTTAAAAGCCCTCCAAAAAAAACTAAGGGAAAAATATGTAGTtttccaacaacaacaaaaaaatgaaaaagccaAAGAAAACTGGAACGAGGCCCAAACAAACTAACAAATGGGCACAGAAAAGTGAAATGTTTAGGAAGACACAGATGGACATTGAGCTGAGGAGGTTTGGTGATAAAGTGGGGAGGCTACTAGCAAATTGGGCAAAAGGTAGaaagggaaaaaatatatatattaagcaTAAAGAGGGTCTAGTAGTGGATAATTCTGAAGAAATAAACTCAATCCTGAGGGATTTTTATGCAAACTTAGAAGAGTCACAGGGGGAGGTCAGAGGTGGAGATTTCTTGAGTAAGCTTACTATACCTAATGTCACAGAAACACATTTGACTATGCTAAATGAGGAAGAAGTGAAGAGCACACTATTGGTGGTCTCCCTGCTGGAGAAGCTCCTGGTCCTGATGGGTTCATGGATGATTTCTTCAAAGTCATGACCTAACAAATGGCTCCGATTCTAATTAAATGGTATAATGAGATACTACGAGGTTGAGACTTGTTGGGGGGCACTAATATGGCTCATGTAAGATAAGCTTGATAACCAAAGATGGGGAATAACACGGTGGATCCAGCATCCTAGAAACCTATCTCTCTGAtaaaccattattattattattattattataaaccaGGATTTCAAAATAATTTCCAAACAGATTGGCAGACATACTCCCAGCTCTAGTGTCATCAGCTCCGGTTGGCTTTGGCAAGGGTTGAAGTGCGGTTACAAATGTTAGACGGACATTATCAGCCTTAGACGCAATAAAAAGTGTAGAGAATAGGACATCCATCGGACCGCAGCggaaacgcccctgggtgagtataatctaacctctttttctcatctttcaggatacatcgggggcttatctacagcattacagaatgctgtaggtaagcccctgatgccggtggccttagctcaccctcgattttggggatgacaggttccctttaagctttacgCTCGCTAAAAGGACGcaccaggggtgtcctttgtcattGCTTATATTTGATTTAGCACCTGAACCGTTGGGATGCTACTTGGACCAACATGAGGTATTTGAAGGGCTAAGAGTAGAGGGCATATGGATCAAAGCCTCATATTTCGCGGAATACATAATACTTTATATGGCAGATGTGGAGAGAGATTTTCCAGAAGTATTAGATCTCTCAGAAATTTTTGGTACATTTTCAGGCTTCACCTTAAATAAAAGTAAATGTGAAATTCTACAATTGTCAGAAAAAGATAGAAATGATACAGGGAAAAAATAAATATGTGGTTTTCCTGTAGCTGGAACACATATCATATATTTGGGTATAAAGTTAGGAAAAATAACGGACTCGATCTATAATTTTACATTTCCCCCAGTTCTATCTAAAATACAACAGGAACTGGAAAGTTGGTAAAATCTTCCTTATTGGGAAGGATACATCTTTTAAAAAATGGTGAGTATTTCAAAATTCAGGATACACCTTGTAAAAATAGTATTTCAAAACGCGTGTATCCACTACAGATAGTACCGGTTACCTAACACATGTAGATGTGGAGAGGATAAATTAttactattatacatttttatagcgccatttattccatggtgctttacatgtgaaaaagtagGCAAATattgacaaatacaattaaacatgagcaaaaaacaaggcatacaggtacataaggagggaggaccctgcccgcgagggctcacagtctgcaggggataggtgaggatacactaggagaaggtAGAGCTGGTTGGCAGCTgtgcagtaggttgaggatcactgtaggcttgtcggaaaagtgagtcttcaggttctttttgaaggtttctgtggtaggcgagagtctgatgtgttgtggtagaaagttccagagtatgggggaagcacgggagaagtcttggatgcggttgtggg contains:
- the LOC143769738 gene encoding uncharacterized protein LOC143769738 isoform X2, which gives rise to MVKKNSIPDRWRSLKAIGQRVPGSRFIAFKVPLKGINNQRVTQTQKFTPKDLLTSIRSQNEELGLIIDLTNTERYYTTKDLPKSVQYVKLHTVGLKIPDDATIHQFKRVVWKFLAANSDNDKLIGVHCTTGINRTGYLICRYLIDVDEWVPLTALSAFGQARGHPIEGTVYIEDIVKGPPRSNIGIDLPPAIDEPREMDNDSDDMHRDRRSQQYSMRSLLELIPRNEYADFDARDPRPLPLMRARSDEYQDDSRHLFNPRPEFMNRRPPFGDMDDDIDLRMPSERRGIPPGMAELLKAPERLRRPADFNPDGRFQSGPENRRDLYGSEPRPLMDLRDGPHGIQHEQGGYNERMRVRPGPGQGFDEYDAPPSNRVPPFPPGRMNIAEYDVQEAARRGRSLINELDYLDRLRRQEFPSEENENDGFDPRDHEMMSGGPYNERMQPQNVRTQEGPMNDRMNARSAQLHNESLNEPRPLMDRWDVEDPVPERIHPRNPRFIEGPVNERFPQREAQGFRNPADQRMHLQDGRLMNGPMTERMQSRDAQFMEGPMNNRMYSGDPRQTEASGNNPTQTRVTRLMDIPMNQRLNPRDGQAMENSMNNRIPPRPLTRGMGTIMTPRDSRPMEGPLTTRMHPRTDRAIMEGTMNNQMYSREANERMPLRDTRPMEGPMNERMYQRDAPTMMQRPMNEQMHPQNTHTVERPMTESMYPQNEEYPINKQRGLMNVTRPFEGRKMNPSEDVFRATNRFAPYPALMKLGQPTGPPRLDNRDPHEMLPPSQDPKPFPRRSRFN
- the LOC143769738 gene encoding uncharacterized protein LOC143769738 isoform X1 encodes the protein MCACVDVALDVTGRPSSLSPRAAAGCGRWRSLKAIGQRVPGSRFIAFKVPLKGINNQRVTQTQKFTPKDLLTSIRSQNEELGLIIDLTNTERYYTTKDLPKSVQYVKLHTVGLKIPDDATIHQFKRVVWKFLAANSDNDKLIGVHCTTGINRTGYLICRYLIDVDEWVPLTALSAFGQARGHPIEGTVYIEDIVKGPPRSNIGIDLPPAIDEPREMDNDSDDMHRDRRSQQYSMRSLLELIPRNEYADFDARDPRPLPLMRARSDEYQDDSRHLFNPRPEFMNRRPPFGDMDDDIDLRMPSERRGIPPGMAELLKAPERLRRPADFNPDGRFQSGPENRRDLYGSEPRPLMDLRDGPHGIQHEQGGYNERMRVRPGPGQGFDEYDAPPSNRVPPFPPGRMNIAEYDVQEAARRGRSLINELDYLDRLRRQEFPSEENENDGFDPRDHEMMSGGPYNERMQPQNVRTQEGPMNDRMNARSAQLHNESLNEPRPLMDRWDVEDPVPERIHPRNPRFIEGPVNERFPQREAQGFRNPADQRMHLQDGRLMNGPMTERMQSRDAQFMEGPMNNRMYSGDPRQTEASGNNPTQTRVTRLMDIPMNQRLNPRDGQAMENSMNNRIPPRPLTRGMGTIMTPRDSRPMEGPLTTRMHPRTDRAIMEGTMNNQMYSREANERMPLRDTRPMEGPMNERMYQRDAPTMMQRPMNEQMHPQNTHTVERPMTESMYPQNEEYPINKQRGLMNVTRPFEGRKMNPSEDVFRATNRFAPYPALMKLGQPTGPPRLDNRDPHEMLPPSQDPKPFPRRSRFN